A single region of the Syngnathus acus chromosome 6, fSynAcu1.2, whole genome shotgun sequence genome encodes:
- the tln2b gene encoding talin-2 isoform X4, with product MVALSLKICVRQCNVVKTMQFEPSTPVYDACRIIRERVPEAQSGQASDYGLFLSDDDPRKGIWLESGRTLDYYMLRNGDILEYKKKQRPQKIKMLDGAVKTVMVDDSKTVGELLVTICSRIGITNYEEYSLIQEVSEDKKEDGMGTLRKDRTLLLRDERKMEKLKAKLHTDDDLNWLDHSRTFREQGVEESETLLLRRKFFYSDQNVDSRDPVQLNLLYVQARDDILNGSHPVSFDKACEFAGFQAQIQFGPHVEHKHKPGFLDLKEFLPKEYIKQRGSEKKIFQDHKNCGETPEIEAKVKYVKLARSLQTYGVSFFLVKEKMKGKNKLVPRLLGITKESVMRVEEKTKDVVQEWPLTTVKRWAASPKSFTLDFGEYQESYYSVQTTEGEQISQLIAGYIDIILKKKQSKDRFGLEGEEESTMLEESVSPKKSTILQQQFNRVGRVEHGSVALPGIIRSGSAGNPDMFNVGSMPSAQQQITTGQMHRGHMPPLNLAQQALMGTINSSMNAVQQAQSDLGHVDNLPPLGHDLASRVWVQNKVDESKHEIHSQVDAITAGTASVVNLTAGEPTETDYTAVGCAITTISSNLTEMSKGVKLLAALMDDEMGSGHKLMGAARMLAGAVSDLLRAVEPAAAESRQTVLTAAGSIGQASGDLLRHMGEGETDEKFQDTLMNLAKAVANAAAMLVLKAKNVAQVAEDTILQNRVIAAATQCALSTSQLVACTKVVSPTISSPVCQEQLVEAGKLVDRSVDTCVKACRAASDNGELLKQVGAAAGVVSQALGDLLQHVRHYASCGEPIGRYDQATDTIMNVTENIFTSMGDAGEMVRQARVLAQATSDLVNAMRSDAEAEVDVDNSKKLLAAAKLLADATARMVEAAKGAAAYPENEDQQQRLREAAEGLRVATNAAAQNAIKKKLVSRLEIAAKQAAAAATQTIAAAQNAAASNKNTVSHQQLVHSCKAVADSIPHLVQGMRSSQAQPEELGAQLALIMASQSFLQPGSKMVVSVKSAVPTVADQAAAMQLGQCAKNLATCLAELRTATQKAHEACGPLEIDSALKTVQTLKCELQDAKMSVIDGQLKPLPGESLEKCAQDLGSTSKAVGSSMAQLLTCAAQGNEHYTGVAARETAQALRTLAQAARGVAASTKEPQAAAAMLDSAQCVMEGSSMLIHEAHQALVHPGDAESQQRLAQVAKAVSHSLNNCVNCLPGQKDVDMALRSIGEASKKLLVDILPPCSKTFQEAQTDLNHTAAELNHSAGEVVHSSRGTSNQLAAASGKFSQDFDEFLDAGVEMAGHTQSRDDQIQVIGNLKNISMASSKLLLAAKSLSVDPSAANAKNLLAVAARAVTESINQLITLCTQQAAGQRECDNALRELEAVRGLLDNPSEPINELSYFDCIESVMENSKVLGESMAGISQHCKTCDVVAFGECVGVASKALCGLTEAAGQASYLVGVSDPNSQSGYEGLVDPIQFARAHQAIQMACQSLVDPTSSPSQVLSAATIVAKHTSALCNACRLASSKTSNPVARRQFVQSAKEVANTTANLVKTIKASDGDFSEDNRKKCRVAATPLLEAVENLSTFANNPDFASIPAQISNEGSVAQEPIVRSARSMLDSSTYLLETARSLVLNPKDPPTWSILAGHSRTVSDSIKSLITAIRDKAPGQKECDYSIDSINKCIRDIEQASLAAVGQTLPCRDDISSEALQEQLTSSVQEIGHLIDPISTAARGEAAQLGHKVTQLASYFDPLIVASVGLASKLHDHQQQMTILDQTKTLSESALQMLYAAKEGGGNPKASHTHDAISEAAQLMKEAVDDIMVTLNEAASEGGMVGGMVESIAEAMGRLDEGTPPEPEGSFVDYQTTMVKFSKAIAITAQEMMTKSVTCPEELGGLASQATVDYGQLAHQGRLAAATAEHEEVAFQIKTRVQELGHGCIYLVQKAGALQLSPTDSFSKRELIECARAVTEKVSLVLSALQAGNKGTQACITAASAVSGIMADLDTTIMFASAGTLDPENEESFADHRENILKTAKALVEDTKLLVAGAASSQEKLAQAAQSSAKTITQLTEVVKLGATSMGSEDPETQVVLINAVRDVAKALAELIGATKCAAGKAADDPSMYQLKGAAKVMVTNVTSLLKTVKAVEDEATRGTRALEATIEFIKQELTMFLSKDVPDKSTTPEEFIRMTKGITMATAKAVAAGNSAQQDDVIATANLSRKAISDMLTACKKAAHHPEVSQDLKIKALQYGSECTTGYVNLLEQVLQVLQRPTPEQKHQLAGHSKHVAACVTELIQTAEAMKDGGSESADPEDPTVIAESELLGAAASIEAAAKKLEQLKPRAKPKQADETLDFEEQILEAAKSIAAATSALVKSASAAQRELVAQGKVGSNLANAVDDGQWSQGLISAARMVAAATSNLCEAANASVQGHASEEKLICSAKQVAASTAQLLVACKVKADQDSEAMKRLQAAGNAVKRASDNLVRAAQKAAFDKTEDDSVVVKTKFVGGIAQIIAAQEEMLRKERELEEARKKLAQIRQQQYKFLPSELREDEG from the exons ATGGTGGCTCTGTCACTCAAGATCTGCGTGCGCCAATGCAACGTGGTGAAAACCATGCAATTTGAGCCATCCACGCCCGTGTACGACGCCTGCAGGATCATCCGGGAACGCGTTCCAGAAGCCCAATCCGGACAAG CTTCCGATTATGGTCTTTTCCTGTCTGACGATGATCCCAGGAAGGGAATCTGGTTGGAGTCTGGGAGAACCCTGGATTACTACATGCTGCGAAACGGA GATATTTTGGagtacaaaaagaaacaaaggcCGCAGAAGATCAAAATGCTCGATGGCGCGGTCAAAACCGTCATGGTGGACGACTCCAAAACTGTCGGGGAGCTGCTCGTCACCATATGTAGCCGAATAG GAATTACCAACTATGAGGAGTACTCGCTCATTCAGGAGGTGTCGGAAGACAAGAAGGAAGACGGGATGGGAACGCTGAGAAAAGACCGAACTCTATTACTGCGAGAcgagaggaagatggagaagCTCAAAGCCAAGCTGCATACGGATGACGATT TGAACTGGCTGGACCACAGCAGAACCTTCAGAGAGCAAGGGGTGGAGGAAAGCGAGACGTTGCTGCTTCGCCGCAAGTTCTTCTATTCGGACCAAAATGTCGACTCCAGGGACCCCGTCCAGCTCAACCTGCTTTACGTGCAG GCCAGGGATGACATATTGAATGGATCCCACCCTGTCTCCTTTGATAAAGCCTGTGAGTTTGCAGGGTTTCAGGCTCAGATCCAGTTTGGACCCCACGTGGAGCACAAACACAAGCCTGGATTCCTGGA CCTGAAGGAATTCCTGCCGAAAGAATACATCAAGCAAAGAGGCTCGGAGAAGAAAATTTTCCAA GATCATAAAAACTGTGGTGAGACGCCCGAGATCGAAGCCAAAGTGAAATATGTCAAACTGGCCAGATCATTGCAGACATATGGAGTGTCCTTTTTCCTGGTGAAG GAAAAGATGAAGGGTAAAAATAAGTTGGTCCCCCGCCTGCTGGGGATAACCAAAGAGTCAGTGATGCGAGTGgaggaaaagacaaaagatgTGGTGCAGGAGTGGCCCCTGACTACCGTCAAAAGATGGGCCGCCTCGCCAAAGAGCTTCACCCTG GATTTCGGTGAGTACCAGGAGAGTTACTACTCTGTCCAGACTACAGAGGGGGAACAAATATCTCAGCTCATTGCCGGATATATCGACATCATTCTGAAAAAG AAGCAGAGTAAAGATCGCTTTGGTCtcgagggggaggaggagtccACCATGTTAGAAGAATCGGTTTCCCCCAAGAA GTCCACCATTTTACAACAACAGTTCAACCGGGTGGGTCGGGTGGAGCACGGCTCGGTGGCCCTTCCGGGTATCATCCGTTCTGGGTCTGCCGGAAACCCGGACATGTTCAACGTGGGCTCCATGCCCTCTGCCCAGCAACAAATCACCACCGGACAGATGCACAGAGGACACATGCCACCGCTA AATCTGGCCCAGCAAGCCCTGATGGGGACAATCAACAGCAGCATGAACGCCGTGCAGCAGGCCCAGTCTGACCTGGGACACGTGGATAATCTGCCTCCTCTCGGCCATGACCTG GCATCCAGGGTTTGGGTTCAGAATAAAGTGGATGAATCCAAACATGAAATCCACTCTCAGGTTGATGCCATCACCGCTGGGACGGCATCTGTGGTCAATCTCACTGCAG GTGAACCCACGGAAACTGACTACACAGCGGTGGGTTGCGCCATCACCACCATTTCCTCCAACCTGACCGAAATGTCCAAGGGCGTCAAGCTGCTCGCCGCCTTAATGGACGACGAGATGGGCAGTGGGCACAAACTCATGGGCGCCGCCAGGATGCTAGCAGGAGCCGTGTCAGATCTGCTCCGAGCTGTCGAGCCTGCGGCCGCTGAG TCCAGGCAGACCGTGCTGACTGCGGCAGGAAGTATCGGACAAGCCAGCGGGGACCTGCTCCGTCACATGGGGGAAGGCGAGACTGATGAGAAATTCCAG GACACCTTGATGAACTTGGCCAAGGCAGTGGCCAATGCAGCTGCTATGTTGGTCCTAAAGGCCAAGAATGTGGCCCAGGTGGCCGAGGACACCATATTGCAAAACCGCGTGATCGCCGCCGCCACTCAGTGTGCCCTGTCCACCTCGCAGCTGGTAGCCTGCACCAAG GTGGTGAGTCCGACAATCAGTTCCCCGGTGTGTCAGGAACAACTCGTGGAGGCCGGGAAGCTGGTGGACCGCTCCGTGGACACGTGCGTGAAAGCTTGCCGCGCGGCCAGCGACAACGGCGAGCTCTTGAAGCAGGTGGGCGCGGCGGCCGGCGTGGTCAGCCAGGCTCTCGGCGACCTCCTGCAGCACGTCCGCCACTACGCCAGCTGCGGCGAGCCCATCGGACGCTACGACCAAGCCACTGACACCATCATGAATGTCACCGAGAATATTTTCACTTCCATGGGTGATGCTG GCGAGATGGTGCGTCAGGCCCGGGTTCTAGCGCAAGCCACCTCCGACTTGGTCAACGCCATGCGATCCGACGCGGAGGCAGAAGTGGATGTCGACAACTCCAAGAAGCTATTAGCCGCCGCTAAACTGCTAGCTGATGCCACAGCGAGAATGGTGGAGGCGGCTAag GGGGCGGCGGCTTATCCGGAGAATGAAGACCAGCAGCAGAGGCTCAGAGAGGCAGCGGAGGGTTTGCGTGTCGCCACTAATGCCGCCGCTCAAAATGCAATCAAGAAAAAGCTCGTCAGCAGGCTGGAG ATCGCTGCTAAGCAGGCGGCGGCTGCTGCTACTCAAACAATTGCAGCTGCGCAAAATGCCGCCGCTTCCAACAAAAATACTGTCTCGCACCAACAGCTTGTACACAGCTGCAAG GCCGTAGCAGATAGCATTCCTCACTTGGTCCAAGGTATGAGAAGCAGCCAAGCCCAACCCGAAGAACTCGGAGCCCAGCTTGCCCTCATCATGGCCAGCCAGAGTTTCTTACAG CCCGGAAGTAAAATGGTGGTGTCTGTCAAGTCGGCCGTTCCGACGGTGGCCGACCAAGCTGCGGCTATGCAACTGGGTCAGTGTGCTAAGAACCTGGCAACCTGCTTGGCGGAGCTCCGAACAGCCACCCAGAAG GCCCACGAAGCCTGCGGTCCGCTGGAGATCGACTCGGCCCTCAAAACGGTTCAAACGCTCAAATGTGAGCTGCAGGATGCAAAGATGTCCGTTATTGACGGCCAACTCAAACCTCTCCCCGGGGAATCG TTGGAGAAGTGTGCTCAGGATTTGGGAAGCACGTCGAAGGCTGTGGGCTCCTCCATGGCGCAACTGCTGACTTGCGCCGCTCAAGGCAATGAACATTACACAG GTGTGGCTGCCAGAGAAACAGCGCAGGCTTTGAGGACATTGGCACAAGCAGCCAGAGGTGTCGCAGCCAGCACTAAAGAGCCACAGGCCGCCGCTGCAATGTTGGACTCCGCCCAATGTGTCATGGAGGGATCGTCTATGCTGATTCACGAGGCCCACCAGGCCCTGGTGCATCCCGGAGATGCTGAAAGTCAGCAGCGACTTGCACAG GTGGCCAAAGCTGTTTCGCACTCGCTGAATAATTGCGTGAATTGCCTTCCGGGCCAGAAGGATGTTGACATGGCGTTGAGGAGCATCGGAGAAGCCAGCAAGAAGCTGCTGGTGGATATT CTTCCTCCTTGTAGTAAGACCTTCCAGGAAGCTCAGACTGATCTGAACCACACAGCGGCTGAGCTCAACCACTCGGCTGGCGAGGTCGTTCACTCCTCTCGTGGAACCAGCAACCAGTTGGCCGCCGCCTCCGGAAAGTTCAGCCAAGACTTTGATGAATTCCTGGATGCCGGTGTCGAGATGGCAGGGCACACCCAA agcAGGGACGATCAGATCCAAGTTATTGGTAATCTGAAGAACATCTCAATGGCATCCAGTAAGCTTCTGCTGGCTGCCAAGTCGCTTTCTGTAGACCCGAGCGCAGCCAACGCCAAGAATCTTCTTGCAGTCGCAGCACG tgCGGTGACCGAGAGTATCAACCAGCTGATCACGCTCTGCACACAGCAGGCGGCAGGACAAAGAGAGTGCGACAATGCCTTGAGGGAGTTGGAG GCTGTCAGAGGACTGCTGGATAATCCCAGTGAGCCCATCAACGAATTGTCCTACTTTGACTGCATTGAGAGCGTCATGGAAAATTCAAAG GTTCTCGGGGAGTCGATGGCAGGCATTTCCCAGCATTGTAAGACGTGTGACGTGGTGGCTTTTGGGGAGTGTGTCGGCGTGGCGTCCAAGGCCCTCTGTGGGCTGACGGAGGCTGCGGGACAG GCCTCTTATCTTGTGGGTGTGTCTGATCCCAATAGTCAGTCAGGCTATGAGGGTCTGGTAGACCCCATCCAGTTTGCACGAGCCCACCAAGCCATACAGATGGCTTGTCAGAGCTTAGTGGACCCAACTAGTAGTCCCTCACAG GTTTTGTCAGCGGCAACGATAGTAGCTAAGCACACGTCGGCTTTGTGCAACGCCTGCCGCCTGGCTTCCTCAAAGACCTCCAATCCCGTTGCTCGGAGACAGTTTGTGCAGTCGGCCAAAGAGGTGGCCAACACCACCGCCAACCTGGTCAAGACCATCAAG GCTTCGGATGGAGATTTTTCCGAAGACAACAGAAAGAAATGTCGAGTGGCTGCCACTCCGCTCCTCGAGGCTGTGGAAAACTTATCCACCTTTGCCAACAATCCCGATTTTGCCAGCATCCCAGCTCAAATCAGCAACGAG gGTTCGGTCGCCCAGGAGCCGATCGTTCGTTCGGCCCGTTCCATGCTTGACAGCTCCACTTACCTCTTAGAAACGGCACGCTCGTTGGTCCTCAACCCAAAAGATCCCCCGACTTGGTCCATACTAGCGGGTCACTCCAGAACAGTCTCTGACTCCATCAAGAGCCTCATCACGGCCATCAG GGACAAGGCACCAGGACAAAAAGAGTGTGATTACTCCATAGATAGCATCAATAAATGTATCCGGGACATTGAGCAAGCCTCCCTGGCGGCAGTGGGACAGACCCTACCCTGCAGAGATGATATCTCCAGCGAG GCACTGCAGGAACAGCTGACTTCATCCGTGCAGGAGATTGGGCACCTGATTGATCCCATCTCCACCGCCGCCCGGGGTGAAGCTGCCCAGCTGGGACACAAG GTGACTCAGCTGGCAAGCTACTTTGATCCACTTATTGTGGCGTCGGTCGGACTGGCCTCCAAGCTGCACGACCATCAGCAGCAGATGACCATTCTGGATCAGACCAAGACCTTGTCAGAGTCTGCCTTGCAGATGCTTTACGCCGCCAAGGAAGGCGGCGGTAACCCGAAG GCGTCCCACACTCATGATGCAATCTCCGAAGCAGCCCAGCTGATGAAAGAGGCCGTGGACGACATCATGGTGACTTTGAACGAGGCGGCCAGCGAGGGGGGCATGGTCGGGGGAATGGTGGAGTCCATCGCCGAGGCAATGGGCAGG CTGGATGAAGGAACACCTCCAGAACCCGAGGGTTCCTTTGTGGACTACCAGACAACAATGGTGAAGTTCTCCAAGGCCATTGCCATCACAGCACAGGAGATG ATGACCAAATCGGTGACCTGCCCCGAAGAGCTCGGCGGCCTTGCCTCTCAGGCGACCGTGGACTATGGGCAGCTTGCTCACCAAGGACGCCTCGCTGCAGCCACAGCAGAGCACGAAGAG GTGGCTTTCCAGATCAAAACACGCGTGCAAGAGCTGGGCCACGGCTGCATCTACCTGGTACAGAAAGCCGGAGCCTTGCAACTCAGCCCCACAGACAGCTTCTCCAAAAGGGAGCTCATCGAGTGTGCACGTGCAGTCACCGAAAAG GTGTCGTTGGTGCTATCGGCGCTGCAGGCGGGCAACAAAGGCACCCAGGCGTGTATCACGGCAGCAAGCGCCGTTTCTGGTATCATGGCTGACCTGGACACCACCATCATGTTCGCCTCGGCGGGAACGCTGGACCCTGAGAATGAGGAGTCCTTTGCTGACCACAG ggaaaacattttgaagacGGCTAAGGCCCTCGTGGAGGACACCAAGCTGCTGGTGGCCGGAGCCGCATCCAGCCAGGAGAAGTTGGCTCAGGCCGCCCAGTCCTCCGCTAAAACCATCACCCAGCTCACAGAGGTGGTCAAACTGGGAGCGACCAGCATGGGCTCCGAGGACCCCGAGACACAG GTGGTTCTGATCAACGCAGTGCGCGACGTGGCCAAGGCTCTGGCCGAACTCATCGGCGCCACCAAGTGCGCCGCCGGCAAGGCTGCCGACGACCCGTCCATGTATCAGCTCAAAGGCGCCGCTAAG GTCATGGTCACCAACGTGACGTCTCTTCTAAAAACGGTGAAGGCAGTGGAGGATGAAGCCACTCGCGGGACGAGGGCACTGGAGGCCACCATTGAATTCATCAAGCAGGAGCTGACA ATGTTCCTGTCCAAGGACGTCCCAGACAAGTCCACCACACCTGAGGAGTTCATCCGCATGACAAAGGGCATCACCATGGCGACGGCCAAAGCCGTGGCGGCGGGCAACTCTGCTCAGCAAGACGACGTGATCGCCACGGCCAACCTGAGCCGCAAAGCCATTTCGGACATGCTGACAGCCTGCAAG AAAGCGGCACACCACCCAGAAGTGAGCCAAGACTTAAAAATCAAGGCCCTGCAATATGGCTCCGAATGCACCACGGGATATGTCAACCTTTTGGAGCAAGTCCTTCAG GTGCTCCAGAGGCCCACACCGGAGCAAAAGCATCAACTGGCCGGCCATTCCAAGCATGTGGCGGCATGCGTGACGGAGCTCATCCAGACGGCCGAGGCCATGAAAG ATGGAG GATCCGAGAGCGCCGACCCCGAGGACCCCACCGTCATCGCGGAGAGCGAGCTCCTCGGCGCAGCGGCGTCCATTGAAGCGGCGGCCAAGAAACTGGAGCAGCTGAAGCCCCGAGCCAAGCCCAAG CAGGCCGACGAGACGCTGGATTTCGAGGAGCAGATTCTCGAAGCAGCCAAGTCCATCGCCGCGGCAACCAGCGCTCTTGTCAAGTCTGCATCAGCGGCCCAGAGAGAGCTAGTGGCACAGGGCAAG GTCGGATCCAATCTAGCCAACGCGGTGGATGACGGCCAGTGGTCGCAAGGACTCATATCTGCT GCCCGCATGGTTGCCGCGGCCACCAGCAACCTGTGCGAGGCGGCCAACGCATCAGTGCAGGGTCACGCTAGTGAGGAGAAGCTCATCTGCTCAGCTAAGCAGGTGGCCGCCTCCACAGCTCAGCTGCTGGTGGCCTGCAAGGTGAAGGCGGACCAGGATTCTGAGGCGATGAAGAGACTACAG GCTGCTGGCAACGCGGTGAAGCGAGCCTCAGACAACCTGGTGAGGGCGGCTCAGAAAGCAGCCTTTGACAAGACGGAGGACGACAGTGTGGTGGTGAAGACCAAATTTGTCGGCGGCATCGCTCAG ATCATCGCGGCTCAGGAGGAGATGCTGAGGAAGGAGCGCGAGCTGGAGGAAGCCCGGAAGAAGCTGgctcagatccgacagcagcAGTACAAGTTCTTGCCCAGCGAGCTGAGGGAGGACGAGGGTTGA